From Carassius gibelio isolate Cgi1373 ecotype wild population from Czech Republic chromosome B23, carGib1.2-hapl.c, whole genome shotgun sequence, the proteins below share one genomic window:
- the LOC128011188 gene encoding uncharacterized protein LOC128011188 isoform X2, which yields MSDSGKDTVATKEKDGAEKRGRGRPRKHPQQEASGSPTPKRPRGRPKGSKNKPSSTASRGKKTATASAPAGTKRRGRPKKAVLFIRTDLEAIYLAVKSVWHVIKQSPVPPRFLDSSVCSHQPCVSVLHSSHMRRRRSSHRSPQRKRRRRKRNSN from the exons ATGAGTGATTCTGGCAAGGACACCGTGGCTACTAAAGAGAAAGACGGAGCAGAGAAGAGAGGACGTGGAAGACCACGGAAACACCCACAG CAGGAGGCCAGTGGATCTCCCACACCGAAAAGACCTAGAGGAAGACCAAAGGGCAGCAAGAACAAGCCCAGCTCCACTGCATCTCGGGGCAAA aaaACAGCAACGGCTTCTGCACCTGCAGGGACGAAACGCAGAGGACGGCCCAAGAAAGCA GTCTTGTTTATAAGAACAGATCTTGAAGCCATTTATTTGGCTGTTAAGTCCGTTTGGCATGTAATCAAGCAGAGCCCAGTGCCGCCCCGTTTCCTCGACAGCTCAGTGTGTAGTCATCAGCCCTGTGTCTCTGTGCTGCATTCCTCTCACATGAG GAGAAGGAGGAGCAGCCATCGAAGTCctcagaggaagaggaggaggaggaagaggaacagTAACTAG
- the LOC128011188 gene encoding high mobility group protein HMG-I/HMG-Y-like isoform X4 codes for MSDSGKDTVATKEKDGAEKRGRGRPRKHPQQEASGSPTPKRPRGRPKGSKNKPSSTASRGKKTATASAPAGTKRRGRPKKAEKEEQPSKSSEEEEEEEEEQ; via the exons ATGAGTGATTCTGGCAAGGACACCGTGGCTACTAAAGAGAAAGACGGAGCAGAGAAGAGAGGACGTGGAAGACCACGGAAACACCCACAG CAGGAGGCCAGTGGATCTCCCACACCGAAAAGACCTAGAGGAAGACCAAAGGGCAGCAAGAACAAGCCCAGCTCCACTGCATCTCGGGGCAAA aaaACAGCAACGGCTTCTGCACCTGCAGGGACGAAACGCAGAGGACGGCCCAAGAAAGCA GAGAAGGAGGAGCAGCCATCGAAGTCctcagaggaagaggaggaggaggaagaggaacagTAA
- the LOC128011188 gene encoding uncharacterized protein LOC128011188 isoform X1, producing MSDSGKDTVATKEKDGAEKRGRGRPRKHPQQQEASGSPTPKRPRGRPKGSKNKPSSTASRGKKTATASAPAGTKRRGRPKKAVLFIRTDLEAIYLAVKSVWHVIKQSPVPPRFLDSSVCSHQPCVSVLHSSHMRRRRSSHRSPQRKRRRRKRNSN from the exons ATGAGTGATTCTGGCAAGGACACCGTGGCTACTAAAGAGAAAGACGGAGCAGAGAAGAGAGGACGTGGAAGACCACGGAAACACCCACAG CAGCAGGAGGCCAGTGGATCTCCCACACCGAAAAGACCTAGAGGAAGACCAAAGGGCAGCAAGAACAAGCCCAGCTCCACTGCATCTCGGGGCAAA aaaACAGCAACGGCTTCTGCACCTGCAGGGACGAAACGCAGAGGACGGCCCAAGAAAGCA GTCTTGTTTATAAGAACAGATCTTGAAGCCATTTATTTGGCTGTTAAGTCCGTTTGGCATGTAATCAAGCAGAGCCCAGTGCCGCCCCGTTTCCTCGACAGCTCAGTGTGTAGTCATCAGCCCTGTGTCTCTGTGCTGCATTCCTCTCACATGAG GAGAAGGAGGAGCAGCCATCGAAGTCctcagaggaagaggaggaggaggaagaggaacagTAACTAG
- the LOC128011188 gene encoding high mobility group protein HMG-I/HMG-Y-like isoform X3, whose translation MSDSGKDTVATKEKDGAEKRGRGRPRKHPQQQEASGSPTPKRPRGRPKGSKNKPSSTASRGKKTATASAPAGTKRRGRPKKAEKEEQPSKSSEEEEEEEEEQ comes from the exons ATGAGTGATTCTGGCAAGGACACCGTGGCTACTAAAGAGAAAGACGGAGCAGAGAAGAGAGGACGTGGAAGACCACGGAAACACCCACAG CAGCAGGAGGCCAGTGGATCTCCCACACCGAAAAGACCTAGAGGAAGACCAAAGGGCAGCAAGAACAAGCCCAGCTCCACTGCATCTCGGGGCAAA aaaACAGCAACGGCTTCTGCACCTGCAGGGACGAAACGCAGAGGACGGCCCAAGAAAGCA GAGAAGGAGGAGCAGCCATCGAAGTCctcagaggaagaggaggaggaggaagaggaacagTAA